A stretch of the Erwinia sp. SLM-02 genome encodes the following:
- a CDS encoding DUF262 domain-containing protein, giving the protein MSDAKVTSFTVRSLLGDASRYLIPMYQRNYAWGEGEITQLVQDILDYQQKCLHRLYPQTYYIGTLVVFTRPDGDAEIIDGQQRFTTLSLLANWLKKHAGPTLDMSWYQGINLGFESRPKSGETFARLWQGVEPHKLRSKEFNEGLIKGYELIGKVLRDLKLVGDSLTHFCTYLFDHVQIARIEVPADTDLNHFFEVMNNRGEQLEKHEVVKARLMAVLNQITDPQEKQSNLNTLSRVWDACANMERYVQYGFTPAERHRLFGQENWGQFVPADFNSLADMLISSVSELSTTENQTTRTLADILKSSSTISGDRGEENEGSSERFNSVINFSNFLLHVLRVCSQTRKVRVDVPLDDKQLIEQFELRLLKQNDPVKAVQNFIFALIKCKYLFDQFVIKREFAKGSDGWSLKRLRWYSEKSTSYTNTFNEDDGSYVDINRQILMLLSAFHVSTPTLVYKHWLNGALYYLFNAHSAENQIDARKYLEYLEHLASAFVFQNFLAEQEPKSYFEIIYGKEVHLQPAVLPDKIQKKMRFGVIANNLVFNYLDYLLWCRDRNKAEIVKRFEFTFRSSVEHFYPQHPMDSYRTLPDTSLHAFGNLCLISHSKNSRLSNFQPKQKQEHFEASLERNEIDSLKLLTMIELMKKNNQWGEEEIATHEAEMLAVLTSAGGSDSVFKEVL; this is encoded by the coding sequence ATGAGTGATGCAAAGGTAACATCCTTTACGGTCAGATCATTACTGGGCGATGCATCTCGTTATCTTATCCCCATGTACCAGCGTAACTATGCCTGGGGAGAGGGGGAGATCACTCAACTTGTGCAGGACATACTCGACTACCAACAAAAATGTCTGCATAGACTATACCCTCAAACTTACTACATCGGTACGTTAGTCGTGTTCACTCGTCCTGATGGGGACGCAGAAATAATCGACGGGCAGCAACGTTTCACTACCTTATCCCTTCTTGCTAACTGGTTAAAAAAACATGCGGGACCCACGCTGGATATGAGCTGGTACCAAGGGATTAACTTAGGGTTTGAGAGCAGACCTAAGTCTGGCGAAACCTTTGCTCGGCTCTGGCAAGGCGTCGAACCACATAAACTGCGGAGCAAGGAATTTAATGAAGGGCTGATCAAAGGCTACGAACTTATTGGCAAGGTTCTACGCGACTTGAAATTAGTTGGTGACTCATTAACTCATTTTTGTACCTATCTGTTCGACCATGTACAAATTGCCCGAATAGAAGTGCCTGCTGATACCGACCTCAATCATTTTTTTGAGGTGATGAACAACCGAGGCGAGCAACTCGAAAAGCATGAGGTGGTGAAAGCACGGCTCATGGCGGTACTCAACCAAATAACAGATCCGCAGGAAAAACAAAGCAACCTTAACACCCTTTCTCGAGTCTGGGATGCCTGTGCAAACATGGAACGTTATGTCCAATACGGTTTCACACCAGCTGAGCGTCATCGTTTGTTTGGTCAGGAAAATTGGGGGCAGTTTGTGCCTGCTGATTTTAATTCGTTAGCTGACATGCTTATCTCATCGGTTTCGGAGCTTAGCACAACAGAGAACCAAACAACCCGCACACTGGCTGACATCCTAAAGTCATCTTCAACCATAAGTGGTGATAGAGGTGAAGAAAATGAAGGTAGTTCAGAGCGTTTTAATAGTGTTATCAACTTCTCCAACTTCCTGCTCCATGTGTTGCGTGTCTGTAGCCAAACAAGAAAGGTCAGAGTAGATGTTCCGCTTGATGACAAACAATTAATAGAACAGTTCGAACTTCGGTTATTAAAGCAGAATGACCCGGTTAAAGCGGTACAGAATTTCATCTTTGCACTTATCAAATGCAAATATCTTTTTGATCAGTTCGTGATAAAACGAGAATTCGCTAAAGGTAGTGATGGGTGGAGCCTTAAGCGCCTGCGTTGGTATTCGGAAAAGAGCACCAGCTATACCAATACGTTTAATGAAGATGATGGTAGCTATGTAGACATCAACCGACAGATCTTAATGTTGCTTTCCGCGTTCCACGTTTCAACCCCTACTCTGGTTTACAAGCACTGGTTGAATGGGGCTTTGTACTATCTGTTTAATGCCCATTCCGCTGAAAACCAGATAGATGCAAGGAAGTACCTCGAGTATCTGGAGCATCTTGCCTCCGCGTTTGTCTTTCAAAACTTTCTGGCAGAACAAGAACCAAAATCATATTTTGAGATTATCTACGGTAAAGAGGTACATCTCCAACCTGCGGTACTGCCGGATAAGATTCAGAAGAAGATGCGCTTTGGGGTGATAGCAAACAACTTGGTATTCAATTACTTGGACTACTTACTCTGGTGTCGTGACAGAAATAAAGCAGAGATAGTCAAACGTTTTGAATTTACCTTCCGAAGTTCGGTAGAGCATTTCTACCCTCAACATCCCATGGATAGCTACAGGACATTACCAGATACATCGTTGCACGCCTTCGGCAACCTCTGCCTTATTAGCCACAGCAAGAATTCGCGACTGAGTAATTTCCAGCCAAAACAAAAGCAAGAGCACTTCGAAGCGAGTCTTGAACGGAATGAAATAGATAGCCTGAAACTGCTCACCATGATCGAGTTGATGAAAAAGAACAATCAGTGGGGGGAAGAAGAAATCGCCACTCACGAAGCGGAAATGCTGGCAGTGTTAACCAGTGCTGGTGGTAGTGATAGCGTATTTAAGGAGGTGTTATGA
- a CDS encoding DUF262 domain-containing protein, translated as MKHTLDKTVLSVKGLLNLTDVAIPAYQRPYRWTVKNISELFADIDSHLDKSAYRLGSVVFHHTENDEKNKLDIVDGQQRTLTLMLAVWAIIETRLTGLERQDLQETLIQLRPCVKGFMGRQRFASQVSEYNLYQNYQELKHRISHREFSEEHIDFLLNRCQIVVFVLSDLSEAFQFFDSQNARGRDLDPHDLLKAFHLREFASHEVELKAVSVAHWEGLPSDDLANLFASYLYRVRQWSQGNSARFFGKDEVSLFKGINLDQIGQYPYVESLRMAHHFVDDYNNQYQRKIEGQKMRFPFHLDQMIINGRRFFEMAEHYQQQVSAIIASEHASTHTQKPLMIQGVVLDEMATQILRTLNSYRNRYRTGDQYIRTMFDCALIFYIDKFGGQSLSAAIEKSFIWAYRCRIRQQVVQLATMDKYVLENNLFRVIKEARVPSDVLSIPLLTIRTSENNNNRRTGNHEQDELVRLFKEMNYYE; from the coding sequence ATGAAACATACCCTTGATAAGACAGTCCTGTCCGTCAAGGGTCTTCTTAACCTGACTGACGTAGCAATCCCAGCCTATCAGCGTCCTTATAGATGGACAGTGAAAAATATAAGCGAACTGTTTGCGGATATTGATAGCCATCTTGATAAATCGGCTTACCGCTTGGGCTCTGTGGTGTTTCATCACACTGAGAATGATGAAAAAAACAAGCTCGATATCGTCGATGGCCAGCAACGAACGTTGACATTAATGCTGGCCGTATGGGCCATTATCGAAACCCGGCTTACGGGGCTAGAACGTCAGGATTTGCAGGAAACGCTAATCCAGCTTAGACCTTGCGTTAAAGGTTTTATGGGGCGACAACGCTTTGCTAGCCAAGTGTCGGAATACAATCTGTACCAGAATTATCAGGAGCTAAAACACAGGATTAGCCACCGAGAATTCAGCGAAGAGCATATCGATTTTCTTCTCAATCGCTGCCAGATAGTAGTCTTTGTGCTATCTGACCTTTCTGAAGCCTTTCAGTTCTTCGACTCACAAAATGCCCGTGGGCGAGATCTGGATCCTCACGATCTGCTTAAAGCCTTCCATCTACGTGAATTCGCCAGCCATGAGGTAGAACTAAAAGCTGTATCCGTTGCTCATTGGGAAGGATTGCCCAGTGATGACCTGGCTAATCTTTTCGCATCCTATCTCTACAGAGTACGTCAGTGGTCACAGGGGAATTCAGCTCGTTTCTTTGGTAAGGATGAGGTCAGCCTATTCAAAGGGATCAATCTTGACCAGATTGGTCAGTACCCTTACGTGGAATCTTTGCGTATGGCTCACCATTTTGTGGATGACTATAACAATCAGTACCAGCGCAAGATTGAAGGCCAGAAAATGCGTTTCCCTTTTCATCTCGATCAGATGATTATCAATGGAAGACGCTTTTTCGAAATGGCGGAACACTACCAGCAACAGGTATCGGCAATTATCGCCAGTGAGCATGCCAGCACTCATACTCAAAAGCCGTTAATGATTCAGGGCGTGGTCCTTGATGAAATGGCAACTCAGATACTAAGAACGTTAAATAGCTATCGAAATCGCTATCGAACAGGGGATCAATATATACGCACTATGTTTGATTGTGCTCTGATCTTTTATATCGACAAATTTGGTGGGCAGTCGTTATCTGCAGCGATTGAAAAAAGCTTTATCTGGGCCTATAGATGCCGAATCCGACAGCAGGTGGTACAGCTAGCAACTATGGATAAGTACGTGCTGGAAAATAATCTGTTCCGGGTAATCAAAGAAGCCAGAGTGCCTAGTGATGTGCTATCTATACCATTACTCACAATTCGGACTTCAGAAAATAATAATAACCGCCGTACCGGTAACCATGAGCAAGACGAGCTGGTGAGGCTGTTCAAGGAGATGAACTACTATGAGTGA
- a CDS encoding restriction endonuclease subunit S, with product MMKNQNKLHGENVIPAGYKRTEVGVIPNDWDEINLNSIVSELEAGVSVNSIDQVDAYSHGKHILKTSCVSNGHFDGYEKKSILPTDVKRAKCSPVKGGIVVSRMNTPALVGEVGYVAESNLDSFLPDRLWQMKFKKDVAHNPKWLATLLSFPPFSKKIKDTATGTSGSMKNISKSAFLSLKLPWPTLKEQNIIGTALSDADALITALEQLIAKKQAIKTATMQQLLTGRTRLPQFYKYSNETLKGYATGELGHIPVDWEVVTCGEIGKFRGGNGFPTGVQGQTSGKYPFYKVSDMNNDGNGIFMSDSNNWISSNIKKQLGSTIFPAGSIIFAKVGAAIFLERKKILTIPSCIDNNLAAFELDLTRCEIRFIHYILLNLNFGDYVSTTALPSLSGAVLSKIKIVLPSIKEQMAIASILSDMDAEIEMLEKKLAKFHDIKQGMMQQLLTGRIRLPLDHQP from the coding sequence ATGATGAAGAATCAAAACAAACTACATGGCGAAAATGTGATTCCAGCTGGCTATAAGCGGACGGAAGTAGGGGTAATTCCCAATGATTGGGATGAAATAAACCTGAATTCAATCGTTTCTGAACTAGAAGCTGGAGTAAGCGTTAACTCTATCGATCAGGTTGATGCCTACTCGCATGGAAAGCACATACTTAAAACATCATGTGTATCCAATGGACATTTTGATGGATATGAAAAAAAATCTATCCTGCCAACTGATGTAAAGCGGGCTAAATGCTCCCCAGTTAAAGGAGGGATAGTTGTTAGTCGGATGAATACACCTGCCTTGGTTGGGGAGGTTGGGTATGTTGCGGAAAGCAATCTAGATAGTTTTTTGCCTGACCGATTGTGGCAAATGAAATTCAAAAAGGATGTTGCTCACAACCCTAAGTGGCTGGCTACATTGCTTAGCTTCCCTCCTTTTTCAAAAAAAATAAAAGACACTGCCACTGGCACAAGTGGAAGCATGAAAAACATCTCGAAGAGTGCTTTTTTATCTTTGAAACTTCCTTGGCCAACATTAAAAGAACAGAATATTATCGGTACAGCTCTCTCCGATGCCGATGCTCTAATTACCGCACTTGAGCAGTTGATTGCCAAAAAGCAGGCGATCAAAACTGCCACTATGCAGCAACTATTGACGGGACGAACTCGCCTACCACAATTTTATAAATATTCCAATGAGACTCTAAAAGGATATGCAACCGGTGAACTAGGTCATATCCCGGTAGATTGGGAAGTTGTCACCTGTGGAGAAATTGGAAAATTCCGTGGAGGGAATGGATTCCCAACTGGCGTACAAGGACAAACAAGCGGAAAGTATCCATTTTATAAAGTCTCAGACATGAATAACGATGGGAATGGTATTTTCATGTCTGACAGTAACAACTGGATTTCATCCAATATTAAGAAGCAATTAGGAAGTACAATTTTTCCTGCTGGCAGCATAATCTTTGCTAAAGTTGGAGCAGCTATATTTTTAGAACGAAAAAAGATTCTTACCATTCCTAGTTGCATTGATAATAACTTAGCCGCATTTGAGCTAGATCTAACTCGATGTGAGATAAGATTTATACATTACATATTGTTAAATCTAAACTTTGGAGATTATGTTAGCACAACAGCCTTGCCATCATTAAGTGGTGCCGTGCTTTCAAAAATAAAGATTGTTTTACCTTCGATTAAGGAACAAATGGCTATCGCCTCGATTCTCTCAGACATGGATGCTGAGATAGAAATGCTGGAGAAAAAACTCGCCAAGTTCCACGATATAAAACAGGGCATGATGCAACAGCTGCTGACCGGGCGTATCCGTTTACCATTGGATCACCAACCATGA
- a CDS encoding type I restriction-modification system subunit M, with protein sequence MAIKKNELYSSLWASCDELRGGMDASQYKDYVLTLLFMKYVSDKAKGNPYAMIEVPEGASFDDMVALKGNKEIGEKINKTIRLLAEANDLKGVIDIADFNDEDKLGKGKEMIDRLSKLVAIFEGLDLSANRVDGDDLLGDAYEYLMRHFATESGKSKGQFYTPAEVSRILAKVIGISKETPQDATVYDPTCGSGSLLLKASDEAGPKGLTIYGQEMDYATSALARMNMILHDNTTAKIWKGNTLADPHWKDGNDNLKTFDFAVANPPFSNKNWTSGLDAANDPFDRFVWGTPPEKNGDYAFLLHIIKSLKSTGKGAVILPHGVLFRGNAEAHIRENLLKQGYIKGIIGLPANLFYGTGIPACIIVIDKEDASLRAFNPNGESQQGIFMIDASKGFIKDGNKNRLRAQDIHKIVDAFNREQVIARFSRLVPLSEIAGNDYNLNIPRYIDSSDPEDLHDLSGHLAGGIPNRDIDALSAYWNIFPTLRQDLFEPARPGYSNARVEAGRVKSTILAHPEFAAFRVGALIPFEKWFAGCQLEEIARGDSPKQLIEEIGERLLAAYASEANADTPLLENYAIYQLLMDYWMEVMLDDVYVLSQDGWQAGKVLRELIVEKGEKLKETPDLVIGKKKYKAELLPPALLVARYFASEQQKLDQLQVAYDEAAQALESFLEENSGDDGLLSDAMNDKEKVTAASIKARFKVATDKEEKAVLKTAQAWFDAETKAKKAHKEAQEKLDLAVFSHYPKLADNEIKILLVQDKWKASLADALEAEIERVIQRLSNRVKELEERYSITLPNLTQSVAELDDKVSAHLKMMGLE encoded by the coding sequence ATGGCTATCAAGAAGAACGAACTTTACTCCTCCCTTTGGGCGAGCTGCGACGAGTTGCGTGGCGGAATGGATGCTTCACAGTACAAAGACTATGTGTTGACCCTACTGTTTATGAAGTACGTCTCTGACAAAGCTAAGGGCAACCCTTACGCGATGATTGAAGTGCCGGAAGGTGCAAGTTTCGACGATATGGTTGCTCTCAAGGGCAACAAAGAAATTGGCGAAAAAATTAACAAAACCATCAGATTACTGGCTGAAGCTAATGACCTGAAAGGTGTTATCGACATTGCCGACTTCAATGATGAAGACAAGCTGGGCAAAGGCAAGGAGATGATCGACCGTCTTTCCAAGCTGGTGGCAATCTTCGAAGGGTTGGATCTCTCAGCCAACCGCGTTGACGGAGACGATCTGCTGGGTGATGCCTATGAATATTTGATGCGTCACTTTGCTACAGAGTCAGGTAAATCCAAAGGGCAGTTTTACACTCCTGCAGAAGTGTCACGCATTCTGGCGAAAGTTATTGGCATCAGCAAGGAGACACCACAGGATGCTACCGTTTATGACCCTACCTGTGGTTCAGGCTCACTGCTGTTGAAAGCCAGTGACGAAGCCGGTCCGAAAGGGCTAACCATTTATGGCCAAGAGATGGATTATGCGACCAGCGCACTGGCACGCATGAACATGATCCTGCATGACAACACCACCGCTAAAATCTGGAAAGGTAACACCTTAGCCGATCCACATTGGAAAGATGGCAACGATAACCTTAAAACCTTCGACTTTGCTGTAGCTAACCCCCCTTTCTCCAACAAAAACTGGACCAGCGGGCTGGATGCTGCGAACGATCCTTTTGACCGTTTTGTCTGGGGGACTCCGCCTGAAAAGAACGGCGACTATGCTTTCCTGCTGCACATCATCAAGAGTCTCAAGAGCACAGGTAAAGGCGCAGTGATCCTACCTCACGGTGTACTGTTCCGGGGCAATGCTGAAGCACATATTCGTGAAAACCTGCTAAAACAAGGTTATATCAAAGGTATTATTGGCCTACCTGCTAACTTGTTCTATGGCACAGGTATCCCAGCCTGCATCATCGTCATCGATAAAGAAGATGCTTCACTCCGAGCGTTCAACCCTAATGGTGAGAGTCAGCAAGGCATCTTTATGATCGATGCCAGTAAGGGCTTTATTAAGGACGGCAATAAAAATCGCCTACGCGCCCAGGACATCCATAAAATTGTCGATGCATTTAATCGTGAGCAGGTAATTGCTCGCTTCAGCCGTCTGGTTCCACTGTCAGAAATTGCTGGCAATGACTACAACCTCAATATCCCTCGCTATATCGACAGCAGCGATCCAGAAGATCTACACGACCTTTCTGGTCATCTGGCTGGTGGCATCCCTAATCGCGATATTGATGCTCTTAGCGCTTACTGGAACATTTTCCCGACTTTACGACAGGATCTGTTTGAACCCGCTCGCCCTGGTTACAGCAATGCTCGAGTTGAAGCAGGTAGGGTGAAAAGTACTATTCTGGCACACCCGGAATTTGCTGCTTTTAGGGTTGGGGCGCTGATACCTTTTGAAAAGTGGTTTGCAGGTTGTCAGCTTGAAGAAATTGCTCGCGGTGACTCCCCAAAACAGCTTATTGAAGAAATTGGCGAGCGACTTCTCGCAGCATATGCGTCTGAAGCCAATGCTGACACTCCGTTGCTCGAGAACTATGCCATCTATCAGTTACTAATGGATTACTGGATGGAGGTGATGCTGGACGATGTTTATGTCCTGAGTCAGGATGGCTGGCAGGCGGGAAAAGTACTTCGTGAACTTATTGTCGAAAAAGGCGAAAAACTCAAAGAAACGCCGGATCTAGTGATAGGTAAGAAAAAGTATAAGGCTGAACTATTGCCGCCAGCCCTTTTAGTAGCTCGCTATTTTGCTTCTGAACAGCAGAAGCTTGATCAACTTCAAGTCGCTTATGATGAAGCTGCACAAGCACTTGAAAGTTTCCTTGAGGAAAACAGCGGTGATGATGGGCTACTTTCTGATGCAATGAACGACAAAGAGAAAGTAACTGCTGCCAGCATTAAAGCACGATTCAAAGTGGCCACGGATAAAGAAGAAAAAGCAGTACTGAAAACTGCTCAGGCGTGGTTTGATGCTGAAACCAAAGCCAAAAAAGCGCATAAAGAAGCACAGGAAAAACTGGATCTTGCTGTATTTTCCCATTATCCAAAGCTCGCTGATAACGAGATAAAAATTCTGCTAGTACAGGATAAATGGAAGGCCAGCTTGGCTGATGCTTTGGAAGCGGAGATTGAGCGTGTTATACAGCGGCTTTCGAATCGAGTGAAAGAACTTGAGGAGCGATATAGCATTACTCTACCCAATCTTACTCAAAGTGTGGCTGAGTTAGATGACAAAGTTTCAGCTCATCTGAAGATGATGGGTTTGGAGTGA